From Synergistes jonesii:
TAGTGGAAAACGACCTGACGCCGACGCTCGACGAACTGAAAGCCGTCAAGCGCGCTGAGATTGCGGCGGCACGCTACGCGGCTGAAATCGCGGGCATCGCGCTCAACGGCGCTCTGATACGCACTGACCGCGAAAGCCAGGCGCTCATCACAGGAGCGGCACTTGCGGCGTCACAGAGCGAGGACGAAACCTACAGTGTGACATGGAAAGCGAAGAGCGGCTTTGTGACGCTTTCAGCCGCGCAGGTCATAGCGGTCGCACAGGCGGTGCGTCAGCACGTGCAGAGCAGCTTCGACAGAGAGGCGGCTTTGCAAGCGGCGATTGACGCGGCGGCGACGGAAGCGGAGCTCAACGGCATTACGTGGTAAATAAGTGGGCGGGGCGAAAGCCCCGTTCTTTTTTAAGGGGGTATTTCCTATGACGGAAAGCATTGTAAATAAGAATCTTGTTAGGCATTCTCAATGGTGTTGGTTTACCGGTTTCCGCAATGCATCTGGCGAGGTCTGCGACGCGCCGGACGACAGCAGCAATGGTTATTATCACAGGTATTTTCTGCGCAGCGAGATGATTCCGGTGGAGGGCGGAAAAGGCTATACGCTTAAGGCCTGGAGTGCAGTCTGCCTCTGTGCGCTAAGTTTTTTTGATGAGACCGGAACATTTTTGTCGAAGAATACAAGCTTGTCGCAAAGCGCGCTTCAGGTGGGGGCGAGTTTTACATCTCCGTCAGATGCGGCGTATATGGAGATTCTCAGCTGGTTGCCTATGCCTCCTTCAGGATATCTTTTTACTTGCTTGGAGGATGTGGGATATAAGCATTTGTATAAACTAGAGGAAGGGAGTTCTCCGACGGCCTTTACGCCTGCACCTGAAGACGCGCAGGACCAGTATATCCCTAAGTTCAACACAAGACCTAAAAATGACCCTGAAGCGGCGAGACAGCTTGTCTCTTGCGCGGAAAGTTATATAGGGCATGGCTGGAAATACGGGAACGCTCAAACGTTGCACGACACTATGACGCCTACAGGACCGTCCGTTTCATATCTGAAATCAGACGGCGTGAAGCAAATAGACTGTCTGACGCTTGCTATGCTGGCGGTTGGCGGTATCCCGTATTTCCAGAGCAAGTATTTCTGCAGCTCTTTTCTGTGGCGCTCAGCGAAATATTACGAGTGGGGCCTGTATTCTCAGCAGAAGTTTCTGGAGGGCTTCGCACGCTGGATATACGAAAACGGTTGGGAAATCGACCCTGGGGAGAATTACCGTAATTTGCAAGCCGGTGATCTGGTTTTCTGGGGAATGAATTACAGAAAGACGAATTACGAAAAGACTAAAACGAGCTTCCGCGGAATCGATCATGTAGGAATGTTTACAGGACGCTGGCTAAGAGATACGGTACCGGCTAACGGCCGTTCTGACGATGGGCTGCTGCATCCGCAGACAATTGAAATATCCAATACCGGGAATATAGTCGTGAATAACTTCCTTGACAGAGTAAGCAGCGAATCAGGGGGAAGCTCCCCGCCTGCCGGATGCAGCGTTGAGTTTATCCAGATGTTCGCGCGCATCCCGCTTTCAAGTCCGTATACGGAGTATGACAGTAACGCACATATGAACACGAATAATGTAATTTACAGCTCGCATTATCAGCCATCTGTGGTAGTTGAGGGCAACGGTAAGCGTATCAATATCGATATTTACGGACGCAATGCGGCTATATGGGAACGCGGTGATATAAGTGCCAACGGCGTTGTGGAGACATCCAATCAGCACCAGTTACATACGAACCTGGTTCCGGTCTTCTGTGTAGCGAAGAACTTAGAGCGCCTGAGAGAACTAGGGTTTATCGTCTATCACTTTTTCTGGTATGACGCGGATGAAACGTTTATTTCTGAAACGACGGCATGGGCGGATTCTGTGCCGGAGGGAGCGGCTTATTACCGTCTGCGCTACCGGAAAATAAACGCAACGCCGTGGACGGACGAAGACATCGCACTTTTTAAGAAACATCAGGCAATACAGCCGTACTGGCGCGGCAATGCGCAGAGCGGCACTGGGACGGCTCTTGACGACGGAGATGACCCCTCGGTCGCGCAGTATCCACAGGGATATCACAGTTACGCATACCTTGAGACCGTCATTCCGAGCGGCAGTTACATCGGCCGCCACAACGGCAGATACGCCCACACGAGCGACGGCCTCGTATGGACGGAGCTGCCAGAAGCCGACCAGGCTAAGCTCGTGGCGCTGCGCATCGGCGACGGGGAAAACAATATCTATATCCCGAACGGGCAGCACGTGAAGCTGACGAGACGGCGGATAGACTGATGTAACTGGAGGTGTCGGCTGTGGCTTGGGTGCCAAGTGACAGGGTGTCCCGCTGGCGGAGACCGGCGGAAATATGGAGCGCCGGGATATCCGCCCGAGCTGATTTTGGTGGTTGTGAAGGAGCGAGAAATAAGAAATGGACGTAAAAATGGCTGTGGTCTGGGCCGGCGTGATAGCCGGCTCTTGTCTTTTCTGGCGGGGCGTGATCACCCTGCTTGCGTAGGGGGAATGAAAAATGAACATCACGCTGGACGTCATAATCGCTGGGATAACGATTGCCACGTTCACCGCCGCTGTTATGCGCGTGACGGTGATACGGCCAATAAGCGACAAGCTCACGCAGATAAACGACTCGATAGTCTCCCTGCGCAACAAGCTTGAGGAAATCGACCGCCGCAGCAACGACCTGCGCGTGCGTATCGCCGCGATAGAGACGTCCATCAAGTCTCTACAACATCAGATCAACGACCTCAAGGAGGGAAAATGAAATGTGGATGCGAATAAAAAAGTGGCTGCTCGTCAACGCCGAACGCGTCGTGCCCTCGCTGCGCCTTTGGGCGCTGCAGCTGGTACTGGAAGCGGAAGAGAAAATACCCGGAAAAACCGGTGCGCAGAAAAGGGAATACGTCGTGCGGAAGCTCGATGAAGCCGTTCGTTTGC
This genomic window contains:
- a CDS encoding DUF4376 domain-containing protein, producing MYAVYVKIDGERNITMVNSDTFLGDPVPEGWIKVDEGTGDAYFLAQNNYLPQPLVTDDGKYRWRLDGSGQIVENDLTPTLDELKAVKRAEIAAARYAAEIAGIALNGALIRTDRESQALITGAALAASQSEDETYSVTWKAKSGFVTLSAAQVIAVAQAVRQHVQSSFDREAALQAAIDAAATEAELNGITW
- a CDS encoding NlpC/P60 family protein, which produces MTESIVNKNLVRHSQWCWFTGFRNASGEVCDAPDDSSNGYYHRYFLRSEMIPVEGGKGYTLKAWSAVCLCALSFFDETGTFLSKNTSLSQSALQVGASFTSPSDAAYMEILSWLPMPPSGYLFTCLEDVGYKHLYKLEEGSSPTAFTPAPEDAQDQYIPKFNTRPKNDPEAARQLVSCAESYIGHGWKYGNAQTLHDTMTPTGPSVSYLKSDGVKQIDCLTLAMLAVGGIPYFQSKYFCSSFLWRSAKYYEWGLYSQQKFLEGFARWIYENGWEIDPGENYRNLQAGDLVFWGMNYRKTNYEKTKTSFRGIDHVGMFTGRWLRDTVPANGRSDDGLLHPQTIEISNTGNIVVNNFLDRVSSESGGSSPPAGCSVEFIQMFARIPLSSPYTEYDSNAHMNTNNVIYSSHYQPSVVVEGNGKRINIDIYGRNAAIWERGDISANGVVETSNQHQLHTNLVPVFCVAKNLERLRELGFIVYHFFWYDADETFISETTAWADSVPEGAAYYRLRYRKINATPWTDEDIALFKKHQAIQPYWRGNAQSGTGTALDDGDDPSVAQYPQGYHSYAYLETVIPSGSYIGRHNGRYAHTSDGLVWTELPEADQAKLVALRIGDGENNIYIPNGQHVKLTRRRID